TAACTGTCCTTGTTAAGTGCCAGCCACTGGGCTGGATGCAAACTGCAGGCTCATCTCAGTCTCACAACAGCCCCGTAACGCGGGTGTAGCTGTGCTGACTTAACACaggcaaaactgaggctcagagcaccGAAGTTACCTGGACAcaatcacacagctgggaaggaaGCCCGGATCTCTCTCTTCCACATTCCCCCAAGGTCCCAGGCCCGCCTGTCTGTTCTCGCTGAGGCTGCTCCCAGCAAAGGGTCCTACGGGGCTTTGTCTCTTTTCCTGCCCTGATCCAGCTGCCCCCTCTGCACACCACGCAGGACACCCCCTgagcctgcctccctcccccgctGCTGACCTGGGGCCGCCTCGCTCTGAGAAGGTTCCTGGCCAGCCCTCTGCCACGCCACAGTGGGGACTTAACCTCCAGCCTCACATCGCTGCTGTGGGCTCCTGGACAGCTTCCCAGGTTCTGCACCCCTGGGACAGAGCAGGTCCACCTCTGAGAGCTCTGGGGGGTGCAGGCTGCCTGCTGACCCCCACCTTACTTCCTTGGCGATTTCTGAGGCGGTTTCTCAGCTGTGGAGCTCACACGCTGGCCTGTTCTCTGGACTCTGCACCGCATGGGACATCCCATCTCGAGGTCTGACTCCCACTCCATGAAGAAAACCCTCCACTTCAGCACCCCGACTCCACTGCTGTAACCCTCTCTCTTCCAATCACATTTCCAATATTATGATAAAGGGTTAATGTGCAGCTGTAAGTCAGGGTGGCATCTGCTTACGGGGAACAGTATTCATTCTCACAATTGACTGTTGGACCCAAGTCAGTTTAATCCAAAAGAGTGACTCCAACCTGGAACTGTGGCCTGTTCCAGGCCTGTGAGGAAGTTTTTCTAGGGTGAGGGGACCTTGCACCATCCCCCAGTCACACACTAACAGATGTTTTCTGTTGGCCTGTGGTCACACTGGCCTGCCCTTCTCCAAGGCAGATGGAGAATCCCTCCCCTAAAACAGCCACCACTGGTCGAGCCCGCCAGGCACCATGCACTGAGGTTGACATTTTACATATGCTGTTTCCAATACCCACAAGCGACCAAGTGTGGCTTCTGAACCATTAGCGGCCTTAGTTTTGCCTCTTTGTAAAACAGCttcctcagatgaggaaactgggtctTATGGGGTTAAGTAAatcactcaaggtcacacaggtagtaagtgacagagcaggAATCTGAACCTAAGTCTGTATGGCTACAGAGGTTAAAACTCCCTCCACTCTCCATTACCATGGCTGTCATGTACAGTTACGCAGGTTGCTTACTGCACAGGGACATCCAGCTGAAGGGGTAGTCAGGGGATGAAATCCAGCCAGCATTGTGCTCAGTGTAAGGTGTGCACCACGGTGCAGTGATGCCTGTGCTTGTCTGCCTGGAGGAGCACTGGGACAGACTGATTAGAAATGGTCCTAATGATGCCCTTCCCAACATCTGCACCCCCTGCTAGGTGCCTTTGCAGCTCTTCTCATCAAGCAGGGAAGTCTGGTTCCTCACCCCTTAAATCTGGGCTAGTCTTGTGACTAAACGAGTCAGTGAAATGTGTCAGACCGGCGTTGTGCCAGTTCAAGTTCATATCGAGAGGCCTTGCAGGCTGTACTTGCCCACTTGGACCCCAACTACCGCCATGGGTACAAGCTTGGGCTAACCTGCTGGAGAATGAGAAACACGTGGCCCAGTCACCCCCATCCGAGACCAGTCAGTAGCCAATCGACCACCCAACACATAAGCAAGGCCATCCTAGCCCAGCCGGCCTCCAAACGACCCCCTCCGACCACAGACCCTCGagtcagcccagcccagctcggGCACACCTGCCCCACTGGCTTCTGTAACTGAGTTACGTGGCCATTACGGGTGGAATTGTGTCCTtccaaaactcatatgttgaagtcctagccctCAGTACCTCGAAATGTGACCTTACTGGGACATTGGGTCTTTGCCGATATAATTagctaagatgaggtcatactgttgtagggtgggcccctaatccaatatgactgacgTCCTTATCAAAAGGGGAAGCGTGGACACAGACACGTACACAGAGAGCACCCCATGCAAAGACTGGAGTGAtgttgccacaagccaaggaactccCAGAAGCTAGCAGAGAGGCCTGGAGCACCTCCTTCCTTACGGCCTTTAGAGGGAGgagggccctgctgacaccttgatctctacctgccagcctccagaactgtgagacaataaatttctgttgtcacCAGTTTGTGGAACTTTGTggcggcagccctagcaaacgaaCGTAGCACCTTTGCCTAATTCATACGAAGGTACAGTATGGGCTGGCTTCCTTGGCTGCTTTCAGTGTGGCAGCCAACCGTGGCTCCCCTCCCGGCCCCCAGGGAACCCACGGTGGCTACTCCTGCCCCAACAGCCTTCTGATTCTGGGAAGGCTTCTCCAGTGCCTTCCAAGGGCTCTGGAGTTGTCGAGGGGAAGGGGTCCCAGCCTCATACGATATCGCTGCTCCAGGGATCCGGAGAGCGCCCCCAGCCCGGGTCCCTCCCGGCTGCCCACCTACCTGGGTTGCCAAGGGCCATGGAGTCGTAGATGAGCTTACAGGTCTTGAGCAGGGTGGAGATCTTCTTCTCGGGCGAGTAGGCCTTGTGCATACTGGCAAACTTCTGCAGGATCTTCTCCATGATGGGCACCTCCGGCACGCTAGTGGTCACGCCCAGGTCGGTGGTCGTGGTGGCTAGGATCACCAGCTGGTTCTCCTTGAGCTGCTGCAGCGAGCCGTCCTTCCTGTGGATCTCACGCAGGCAGGAGTTGATGGCCTCCTTCAGGGGCTTCAGGACACACTTGTACAAGGCAGACTCCACGATGGCTTCTGCAGGGGAGCGAGAGCAGGAGGGTGAGGAAACCAGCTGCAGGGATCCTGCCCCCACGTCTTGTTGCCTGACAGTGTGGCTATCCCCATGCCATGTCCCTGGAAGGACATACTCACAGCCCCGGCAGGTACAGCCCACAGTTCTGACAGGTGAGACAGTGTAGTACATTCAACAAAAGCCAacactgccaagggcacaggaGCCACGCATGGTACGTAATGCTtttcacagggcctggcacacatgAAACTCTCACAGGGCTGCTTACTAGCACACCACCTCAGAGAGCACCATGTACATGGGAGTTGTGCAGTATACAACCTGTGCAGCTGTACCTGGAGGGCCtgggtgcccaataaatgtttggtagagttaTTCTTGATGTGTCTCTTTCAATGACCAGATCCATCTGAATCTAGTCTCAAGAATACAGTATAGCCAGAACCTGACTTCTTACCATTTCCACGGCTACCACCTTGACCTAGGCTGTCATCATCTCTTACTTGAGTTATATGAATAGCCTCTTGCCCTGGCTTCTTTTAGTCCATTCTCAACACAGCAACTGGCATAATCTTGTTATGCCGTGTTTGATCATGACATTCCTGTGCTCAGAGCCCTGTAAGGGCTCCCATCTCATCCACCATAGAAGCTGCAGTCTTTCCCGTGGCCCACAAGCCCCCTCTGCGACCTGTCCCTGTGACCTCTCTCACTCATCACCCATTTGCTCCCTGTGCTCATGCTGCCCCAGCTACCTTGGCCTTCTTGCTGTTCTGCCAAGCGGCCGGGCTTGCTCCTACCTCGGGGCTTTTGCACTTGCCATTCCCTTTGCCTGGAGAAATGCACGTGGCTATCCACATGGCTTATTCCTTCATTGTTCAATGTCATCTTATCCCAGAGGCGTCCTGATCAGCTAGTGGAATGAGAATTAGTCATCTCTGGTCTCACAGCGGCTGTGCAACACACATGCCATAATCCCCACTCCACACATGGACCAACGCAGGCTCTGCCGGTGCAGGTCGCACAGCTGGTTGGGGCCTGAACGAGGATTTGAACCCACGTCAACTTGACACCAAGGCAATGTTCAGCTTTGGTTGACAGTAGGGAAATATTCTTGGAAAGTCTTTCTGGCTCTGTCCGATCCCCAGGGTCTCAGCTACTGGCCCAGCAGGGGAGGTCCCAAGTCCTGTCCCTGTAGGGAGACACCTGAGCTGCTCTATccctgggaggtgagggaggggcccaTGTCCCCACGGCTGAGTCTCCGTAGAGGCCAAGATAACCCTTCCCTGGCACGCAGGCCTAGGCTTGGCCCATGTCTGGGTCTAGGGCTGGTCCTGGCTGTCTTGGTCCTCATCCtgctgcctccctcttcccctttgctTCTCCAGCCTCTTCAACAGGACGACGGCTGCCCTTGCCTCCGTCACCCCACTCCTGTCTGTCCTTCCAGGCCCTCAGAGCCTCTGCAGCTAGAGGCGTGGTGACCCGGAGGCAGGGACCTGCGGTCAGCTTCCCCATCGCCCCTGGCTCCCGTGTAACCTTGACCAAGTCCGTTCCCCTTCCCGGGCCTTTTTCCTCATCTACAGAATAAGAGGGTCCATGCCCTCTAGGGTCTCTACATCTCTGCAGCCACCAGATCTCCTGCAGGGACTGCCTCTGACCCTCCGCAGCCATGTGTGttcgtgctttttttttttggccgctaaTCGCTCCTGCTGACTTGTCTCCCTAACAAAACCAGGAGCATCCTGAGGGTGGGGTCCTGCCCAGCTCTCAGGTGGTTGAGGTTCTGCCATCTAACTGGGCCCATGGGCCGAACTCGGAAGGAGGAGACAGAACAGCAGAGGGGTTAGTTCACGGAAAGGGAGGACCATCTGGGTTTATCCCTGGCTCCCCcccgctcccagcccctgccccaggatGCGGACCGACCTAGCTCCTCCTCGGAGTGCAGGGCAGGGTCCACCAGGGCCTTGAGCTCGGTGCTCTGCAGCAGGTAGCTCTTGAGCTGGGTCATCATGGTGCGGATCTCCTGCAGCATCTCCATGCTGGAGGTCTGGTGCGCCATCATCTCCAGGCTGTACACCTTGTAGTCCTGCACCAGGCTGCCGAAGTACGAGGCCTTGTCCTGGGCCAGCTCCACCACCTTCTTGTACAGCTTGCGGTTGTTGGAGAGGAAGGCGCTGAAGACGCTGGAGAAGCTCACGAAGCTCAGGCGGTGGCGGGCCTTGCCCAGGATCATCGACGACTTCTTCTTGATGCCGGGGCTGCTGAACTGCTCCAGCTCCTCCTCTGTGCTGCTGGTCGAGTAGGAGTCCTGGTCTGTGGCCGAGGCGGGCACCCCCAAGCTGTCcgagagggaggccagggagcccTTGAACTCCGGGGTGCTCTGGGGCCGGGCCCCGGGCCGGGCACGCGGGCTCTGAGTGCCAGCCGTGGGGGCAGGACCTTGGCCTTCTCCCAGTGGACCGGGCCTGGGGTTCTCGGGGGCCTCCCCGTCCGTGGAAAGCTCGGCAGTCTCCAGGGGAATTGGAAGGACCGAGACCAGCTGCCGGGAGAGCCGTTTCTTCCTGGGAGGTGGGACCGGGGGTTGTCGAATCTTCCTCGGAGGCTCTGGCATGCTGCCCGGATCGCCGGCTTTGGCCGCTGCTTCCTGGCCTTGCTCTGTGGTTCTCTGAGGCCCGTCCCCAGGGCTGCCGGAGGTCCCCTGGGGAGGCAGGCGGAGCGGGGATGCCCTGGAAAGACCCGCCGGGTCCCCCTCCGCTGCCGCCCCCCTGTCCGCCTTCCCTGCACTCGGGTCCTCCAGGGAAGCCTTCTCCGCGATGCGGCGTCTGGGAGGGGCGGCGGGGAGGCTCTTCTTCGTGGGCGCTGGAGGGACGGGGGACTgcaaggggctgggggctgcccccGGCTTCATCTCTTCCTCCCTGAGGGGGCCCAGGCCTGCGAGGGGACGCGGGAGCCTCTCACAGGCTGTCATGGGTGGCTGGCTTGGAAGCTCCGGGGGGCCTGGGGTGTGGGGTGCCAGGCGGGGGGCAGAcgctgggggtgagggaggaagggcCTTGGGATGCGGAGGCGGGCGAGCAGCCGCTGAGGGAGAACCAGGCAGAGGGCAGGCCAGAGGGGGGCCGGGGGGAGGAGGCCGGCTGGagctggggggatggagggggagcggcgggggagggggggctggGCGGCGAGGGGCCCACCTGGAGGTGGGGGAAGTAGCCTCGGAGGCGGGAGGCGACGGCAAGGGGCAGCTTCCCGGGGGTGGCTGGTCAGCCGGCAGGGAGCTGCCGCA
Above is a genomic segment from Tursiops truncatus isolate mTurTru1 chromosome 2, mTurTru1.mat.Y, whole genome shotgun sequence containing:
- the RIN3 gene encoding ras and Rab interactor 3 isoform X1, yielding MWRRRPASGLRLSSGDFEAPSGRSPIPDVGKGEGQQEEEEDGVGPRLPVTPKNCLPLRGISVLEKLVKTCPVWLHVGLGRAEATRILHREAAGTFLVRRDSSLKHPVLCVHFPSPNESSSAVLEYTIKEEKSILYLEGSVLVFEDIFRLIAFYCVSRDLLPFKLRLPQAILEASSFTDLKTISNLGLGFWDSSLNPRPGGGSPVEAPRDPAPGAPPASILRSSAHYENCSCEIELPIGNGRLWFVNPAFIEDCGSSLPADQPPPGSCPLPSPPASEATSPTSRWAPRRPAPPPPPLPLHPPSSSRPPPPGPPLACPLPGSPSAAARPPPHPKALPPSPPASAPRLAPHTPGPPELPSQPPMTACERLPRPLAGLGPLREEEMKPGAAPSPLQSPVPPAPTKKSLPAAPPRRRIAEKASLEDPSAGKADRGAAAEGDPAGLSRASPLRLPPQGTSGSPGDGPQRTTEQGQEAAAKAGDPGSMPEPPRKIRQPPVPPPRKKRLSRQLVSVLPIPLETAELSTDGEAPENPRPGPLGEGQGPAPTAGTQSPRARPGARPQSTPEFKGSLASLSDSLGVPASATDQDSYSTSSTEEELEQFSSPGIKKKSSMILGKARHRLSFVSFSSVFSAFLSNNRKLYKKVVELAQDKASYFGSLVQDYKVYSLEMMAHQTSSMEMLQEIRTMMTQLKSYLLQSTELKALVDPALHSEEELEAIVESALYKCVLKPLKEAINSCLREIHRKDGSLQQLKENQLVILATTTTDLGVTTSVPEVPIMEKILQKFASMHKAYSPEKKISTLLKTCKLIYDSMALGNPGKSYGADDFLPVLMYVLARSNLTEMLLNVEYMMELMDPALQLGEGSYYLTTTYGALEHIKNYDKITVTRQLSVEVQDSIHRWERRRTLNKARASRSSVQDFICVSYLEPEQQSRTLASRADTLAEVLCAQCAEKFEVVQPQDHRLFVLVDGRCFQLADEALPHRIKGYLLRSEPKRDFHFVYRPLDGGGGSGGPPCLVVREPNFL
- the RIN3 gene encoding ras and Rab interactor 3 isoform X2; this translates as MIRRAGAPECADPAGPIPDVGKGEGQQEEEEDGVGPRLPVTPKNCLPLRGISVLEKLVKTCPVWLHVGLGRAEATRILHREAAGTFLVRRDSSLKHPVLCVHFPSPNESSSAVLEYTIKEEKSILYLEGSVLVFEDIFRLIAFYCVSRDLLPFKLRLPQAILEASSFTDLKTISNLGLGFWDSSLNPRPGGGSPVEAPRDPAPGAPPASILRSSAHYENCSCEIELPIGNGRLWFVNPAFIEDCGSSLPADQPPPGSCPLPSPPASEATSPTSRWAPRRPAPPPPPLPLHPPSSSRPPPPGPPLACPLPGSPSAAARPPPHPKALPPSPPASAPRLAPHTPGPPELPSQPPMTACERLPRPLAGLGPLREEEMKPGAAPSPLQSPVPPAPTKKSLPAAPPRRRIAEKASLEDPSAGKADRGAAAEGDPAGLSRASPLRLPPQGTSGSPGDGPQRTTEQGQEAAAKAGDPGSMPEPPRKIRQPPVPPPRKKRLSRQLVSVLPIPLETAELSTDGEAPENPRPGPLGEGQGPAPTAGTQSPRARPGARPQSTPEFKGSLASLSDSLGVPASATDQDSYSTSSTEEELEQFSSPGIKKKSSMILGKARHRLSFVSFSSVFSAFLSNNRKLYKKVVELAQDKASYFGSLVQDYKVYSLEMMAHQTSSMEMLQEIRTMMTQLKSYLLQSTELKALVDPALHSEEELEAIVESALYKCVLKPLKEAINSCLREIHRKDGSLQQLKENQLVILATTTTDLGVTTSVPEVPIMEKILQKFASMHKAYSPEKKISTLLKTCKLIYDSMALGNPGKSYGADDFLPVLMYVLARSNLTEMLLNVEYMMELMDPALQLGEGSYYLTTTYGALEHIKNYDKITVTRQLSVEVQDSIHRWERRRTLNKARASRSSVQDFICVSYLEPEQQSRTLASRADTLAEVLCAQCAEKFEVVQPQDHRLFVLVDGRCFQLADEALPHRIKGYLLRSEPKRDFHFVYRPLDGGGGSGGPPCLVVREPNFL
- the RIN3 gene encoding ras and Rab interactor 3 isoform X5 is translated as MLEARPACVDPESPPCPDSALMYCTWKARFLCLRTSSDSSRSTVSVGFWDSSLNPRPGGGSPVEAPRDPAPGAPPASILRSSAHYENCSCEIELPIGNGRLWFVNPAFIEDCGSSLPADQPPPGSCPLPSPPASEATSPTSRWAPRRPAPPPPPLPLHPPSSSRPPPPGPPLACPLPGSPSAAARPPPHPKALPPSPPASAPRLAPHTPGPPELPSQPPMTACERLPRPLAGLGPLREEEMKPGAAPSPLQSPVPPAPTKKSLPAAPPRRRIAEKASLEDPSAGKADRGAAAEGDPAGLSRASPLRLPPQGTSGSPGDGPQRTTEQGQEAAAKAGDPGSMPEPPRKIRQPPVPPPRKKRLSRQLVSVLPIPLETAELSTDGEAPENPRPGPLGEGQGPAPTAGTQSPRARPGARPQSTPEFKGSLASLSDSLGVPASATDQDSYSTSSTEEELEQFSSPGIKKKSSMILGKARHRLSFVSFSSVFSAFLSNNRKLYKKVVELAQDKASYFGSLVQDYKVYSLEMMAHQTSSMEMLQEIRTMMTQLKSYLLQSTELKALVDPALHSEEELEAIVESALYKCVLKPLKEAINSCLREIHRKDGSLQQLKENQLVILATTTTDLGVTTSVPEVPIMEKILQKFASMHKAYSPEKKISTLLKTCKLIYDSMALGNPGKSYGADDFLPVLMYVLARSNLTEMLLNVEYMMELMDPALQLGEGSYYLTTTYGALEHIKNYDKITVTRQLSVEVQDSIHRWERRRTLNKARASRSSVQDFICVSYLEPEQQSRTLASRADTLAEVLCAQCAEKFEVVQPQDHRLFVLVDGRCFQLADEALPHRIKGYLLRSEPKRDFHFVYRPLDGGGGSGGPPCLVVREPNFL
- the RIN3 gene encoding ras and Rab interactor 3 isoform X4 translates to MCRPGVSTLSRFSLDVLYLEGSVLVFEDIFRLIAFYCVSRDLLPFKLRLPQAILEASSFTDLKTISNLGLGFWDSSLNPRPGGGSPVEAPRDPAPGAPPASILRSSAHYENCSCEIELPIGNGRLWFVNPAFIEDCGSSLPADQPPPGSCPLPSPPASEATSPTSRWAPRRPAPPPPPLPLHPPSSSRPPPPGPPLACPLPGSPSAAARPPPHPKALPPSPPASAPRLAPHTPGPPELPSQPPMTACERLPRPLAGLGPLREEEMKPGAAPSPLQSPVPPAPTKKSLPAAPPRRRIAEKASLEDPSAGKADRGAAAEGDPAGLSRASPLRLPPQGTSGSPGDGPQRTTEQGQEAAAKAGDPGSMPEPPRKIRQPPVPPPRKKRLSRQLVSVLPIPLETAELSTDGEAPENPRPGPLGEGQGPAPTAGTQSPRARPGARPQSTPEFKGSLASLSDSLGVPASATDQDSYSTSSTEEELEQFSSPGIKKKSSMILGKARHRLSFVSFSSVFSAFLSNNRKLYKKVVELAQDKASYFGSLVQDYKVYSLEMMAHQTSSMEMLQEIRTMMTQLKSYLLQSTELKALVDPALHSEEELEAIVESALYKCVLKPLKEAINSCLREIHRKDGSLQQLKENQLVILATTTTDLGVTTSVPEVPIMEKILQKFASMHKAYSPEKKISTLLKTCKLIYDSMALGNPGKSYGADDFLPVLMYVLARSNLTEMLLNVEYMMELMDPALQLGEGSYYLTTTYGALEHIKNYDKITVTRQLSVEVQDSIHRWERRRTLNKARASRSSVQDFICVSYLEPEQQSRTLASRADTLAEVLCAQCAEKFEVVQPQDHRLFVLVDGRCFQLADEALPHRIKGYLLRSEPKRDFHFVYRPLDGGGGSGGPPCLVVREPNFL
- the RIN3 gene encoding ras and Rab interactor 3 isoform X3: MWRRRPASGLRLSSGDFEAPSGRSPIPDVGKGEGQQEEEEDGVGPRLPVTPKNCLPLRGISVLEKLVKTCPVWLHVGLGRAEATRILHREAAGTFLVRRDSSLKHPVLCVHFPSPNESSSAVLEYTIKEEKSILYLEGSVLVFEDIFRLIAFYCVSRDLLPFKLRLPQAILEASSFTDLKTISNLGLGFWDSSLNPRPGGGSPVEAPRDPAPGAPPASILRSSAHYENCSCEIELPIGNGRLWFVNPAFIEDCGSSLPADQPPPGSCPLPSPPASEATSPTSRWAPRRPAPPPPPLPLHPPSSSRPPPPGPPLACPLPGSPSAAARPPPHPKALPPSPPASAPRLAPHTPGPPELPSQPPMTACERLPRPLAGLGPLREEEMKPGAAPSPLQSPVPPAPTKKSLPAAPPRRRIAEKASLEDPSAGKADRGAAAEGDPAGLSRASPLRLPPQGTSGSPGDGPQRTTEQGQEAAAKAGDPGSMPEPPRKIRQPPVPPPRKKRLSRQLVSVLPIPLETAELSTDGEAPENPRPGPLGEGQGPAPTAGTQSPRARPGARPQSTPEFKGSLASLSDSLGVPASATDQDSYSTSSTEEELEQFSSPGIKKKSSMILGKARHRLSFVSFSSVFSAFLSNNRKLYKKVVELAQDKASYFGSLVQDYKVYSLEMMAHQTSSMEMLQEIRTMMTQLKSYLLQSTELKALVDPALHSEEELEAIVESALYKCVLKPLKEAINSCLREIHRKDGSLQQLKENQLVILATTTTDLGVTTSVPEVPIMEKILQKFASMHKAYSPEKKISTLLKTCKLIYDSMALGNPGSYYLTTTYGALEHIKNYDKITVTRQLSVEVQDSIHRWERRRTLNKARASRSSVQDFICVSYLEPEQQSRTLASRADTLAEVLCAQCAEKFEVVQPQDHRLFVLVDGRCFQLADEALPHRIKGYLLRSEPKRDFHFVYRPLDGGGGSGGPPCLVVREPNFL